A window of the Aspergillus flavus chromosome 6, complete sequence genome harbors these coding sequences:
- a CDS encoding phospholipase/Carboxylesterase superfamily (unnamed protein product) has product MPTKTPTQADFPPHLNISITAPNTTTTSTRPPPNILLLLHGIGDTSATFSTFGRALNLPETTVLTLQAPTPLPFDLPGFHWGDDISFDSATGALDMDAGFARATRTIVNEVIRGVLLQKCGYKLREIMILGFGQGGMVGLVCARELGIQPKVQDVGDSGANDGAGIGGDMALSGVISIGAPYPISGSVVGEKNRTPVLLVAGRDSEVVSDGAVRRTKGVFEFVEVARYARRGDGMPKSREEMLPVMRFLARRLRSWQGVPEGSVEIA; this is encoded by the coding sequence atgccCACGAAAACACCCACCCAAGCCGACTTCCCACCACACCTAAACATCTCAATCACCGCCCCAAACACCACCACAACAAGCACACGCCCACCGCccaacatcctcctcctcctgcaCGGCATCGGCGACACCAGCGCCACATTCAGCACCTTCGGCCGCGCCCTCAACCTCCCCGAAACAACCGTCCTCACCCTCCAAGCACCAACACCCCTCCCATTCGACCTCCCCGGATTCCACTGGGGCGATGACATCTCCTTCGATTCCGCCACGGGGGCGCTGGACATGGATGCCGGGTTTGCGCGCGCAACGCGCACGATAGTCAACGAGGTGATTCGCGGGGTTCTCCTTCAGAAATGCGGGTATAAGTTGCGGGAGATTATGATTCTTGGGTTCGGGCAGGGGGGTATGGTAGGGCTTGTTTGTGCAAGAGAATTGGGGATACAGCCTAAGGTTCAGGATGTGGGTGATTCTGGTGCGAATGATGGTGCTGGGATTGGGGGAGATATGGCATTGTCAGGGGTTATTTCTATTGGGGCGCCGTATCCGATTTCGGGGAGTGTGGTGGGTGAGAAGAATCGGACGCCGGTGTTGCTGGTTGCTGGACGCGATTCGGAGGTCGTGAGTGATGGGGCGGTTAGGAGGACGAAGGGGGTTTTTGAATTTGTGGAGGTCGCGAGGTATGCTAGGAGGGGAGATGGGATGCCCAAGTCTAGGGAGGAGATGCTGCCTGTTATGAGGTTTTTGGCGCGCAGGTTGAGGAGTTGGCAAGGGGTTCCCGAGGGAAGTGTGGAGATTGCTTAG